Part of the Cyprinus carpio isolate SPL01 chromosome A1, ASM1834038v1, whole genome shotgun sequence genome is shown below.
AACCGACCCCACCTGCGGTTTACAAAGAAGAACAAGTAAAGTCACCTGTGGTTTCCGAGGCCATGTGGGGTATAGACAGAGGAACCACTACAGTCATCCTCTGCACCTCCATAATAATGGCTTCTTCTTACTACAAAAAACCCTCACCAATCAATAAAAGACACTACCCCATAACACACCACAACATCAACAACCTCCTGAACAACCTCCTATGagtcatcatcaaaaaaaaaaatttcatatatAACCAGAAACCAAACCTTCAGACATTTGtaaattacactttacagtgCTGGTGCACATACCTTGCACATCAGGATACAAGGACATATAGAGAATACTCCACAACACGCTGTTTGTGGTAGTATCAGTGCCTGCAATAAAGAGGTCTCCAATGATGTAGAAGAGATCGTCCTCCGAGAACAAGCTCACTTCTGAATTATCACCCTTTTGCTGGGCCAGCATCTCCACCAGATACATGTCAATGAAATCCCTGGGATTCTCTGGATCCAGCGTGGCCCTGTGCCTCATGATGATCTTCTTCAGGAAGGCAGTAATGTCGATCTCTGCGCGCCGCAGCTCTTTGAAAACACCGCAGGGCAGGTAGTATAACCAGGGAAAGACATTGACCAGCAAAATGGATGTGCTGACGCTAATCTCCAGTCCGTGAGACATGAGATCCAGCATGGTGCGGAACTCCTGGTCCTGGTGATGGAAACGCTGACCCAGACTCATGGAGGAGATGACGTTGGAGACAGCGTTGCTGATGAGGGGAGTCAGATCGATACCAGAAGGCCCTGCTTTTTCGATGAGGCTCTGCAGTTCTGTTTTAATCATGGTAAGGCCTTCATAGATGCAAGGCTCTAGACTCAGCTTGCCAAAGCCAAAGCTGCGCAGAGTGCTGTGACAGAACTTACGGTTTGTCCTCCACAAAGGACCATAAGGCGCAAACACAATCCCTATGAACAACATTAAGTTCAAACATACAAAGCTTCACCTTtagattttgaaatgttaaaatctaacttttttaaagaaaatttacaaaaacttaaaaacaattgtaaaataaataaatgcatatactcAAACATCAATATACAAAACTAAATcaacaacatttctaattaaatcaagaaactcaGGCTCAGACACTCTTCTCCAACATCATAATAATCCTTTTCTACCTGTTCTTGATTCTGTTGTGACCGGTTCGGTTTCGTTCAATTCTATTctgctttattattttgtttttcatttctccaATGTCCTGCCCTGTTCTGTCCATAATCATCAAAACATCTCCCATTTATTCTACTgttctattcttttcttttctgttctattctattctattttattctgtcATTTCTACAGTTCTATTCTGCTTCAGTTTAACATACTATTTCTTCTATTCTTCATTCATACCTTACTACTTCTTACTTTTTCAATCCTTAATCCATAACTCTTCAACTTATTCATTCCCatcaaatccaaaataaatatCTTCTGCTGTTATATTCTGTTCAACAATATATCTtactactttttattatattcttcTACACTCTATTCTATTCTGCATCAATATCTTCTGCTGTTATATTCTGTTCAATTCTATTTCTGCTCCAATCTATTTTACTATGTTTTAGTCTATTCTTTTCCATTCTTTGTTTTATACTGATTTACTATTCTCAATCATACTTTACTACTAATTTTACCCTCTCCAATCTAATATAATCCTATCTTATCCTGCTCCAGTCTATTATACTCTGTTCTGTTCCATGCTGCCCTGTTTTTCAGTTATATTCTATTCTGTGTCAGACTCTTCTActtttctattctgttctattctacaTTATTTGGTTTtctatactatattttttattttatagtctaTCTTCTATTCTAGTCTATTATTATACCCTATTCTATCCTGCCCcgttttatattgttatattctaaacaattctattctattctgccCTAGTCTTTTTTTCTAGGTTCTGGTCTATTCTTTTCCATtctgctttgttttatttagttatattctATTCTGATGAGTCAGTGTCTTCTACTGTTCTATTCTGTTCAGTTTATTATAGTCTGTTCTATTCTGTCCTGATTTgttgttctattctattctgtgtcCATGTCTTCTATTGTTCTAATCTGttcaatactgtatttttatgttctGTACTTTTCTGCTCCAGTCGattatgttctattctattctattctgctcTAATCTACTCTGATCTATTAAAATGGCATTGCAGGAATCATTAACAAAGACTACTAATCTTACCTTTCCTCTTGGTGATAATACGTTACGAGCGGTATATGCGGTCTGTCAGAGAAGACCTCCGGATGGTTTAACATCGCGTCCCGGACAGTTTCATATCCCGTCAGCACGACCATAAGCTGAGGcccaacaaaaatactgaatatgtTCCCATAGAGTTTGGACATCTCCATGAGTCCAGCCTGAGGTGACAGCGGATTCGAGATCATCTTTCGATTCTTTGCAAGTCGTCTTAAAATAAACGAAGGCACAAGGAAAACGCCGAAGTTTCCCACGATAGGCCATGGCTTTGGACCCGGAGGGATGTTCCCGTATCTCTGATGCCACTCATACTGTTGCAGCACATAGAAAAGAAGCACAAACGCAACCAAACCCACAATATTCGCAGGCGAAAACACATACTGCCACAGCAGAGACAGATAAGCGTCCATGACTCGCGCACTCATCAAATCCACTGCCTCCTAAAACAGACGCATAGTTCCTCCTGATCAGTACCTGGTATCTGCTGATCGAACACATTTTCTTCCTGTTACTGCAGCTGCGGCATGGGTagagtgtttttgtatttctcaTTGGCTGAGAGGAGCACGCTGAGAGTTGATTGGTGACTCGATCGATGACGAAAACGAATGGGTGGGGTCAACTGATCCAATAAGAGAAAGCAGACGCGCTTCAccctttcttttactgtctatggcttCACCAGAGATTAATTTATTCTGGGGTTTCAGTTATCTGTAACCCACCAATTTTTAACAGTGTGGTTTTATAACAGTCATTGAggtgctattatagtttttaattttaatcaatgttttcagtaattttgtaatgtgcaTATGCTGTGTGTTTATGTACACACACTAAAAGTAACGTAAAAATAattcatacatacatgtgtatgtatgcatatatatacagtatatatatatatatatatatatatatatatatatatattatatatatatatatatatatataaaactgttaaaaagttGAACTAaatcacatttgtgtgtgtgtgtgtgtatgtcaatttaatttttagttattttagtacattaagttgaACTAAATCccatttagttaatttatttctaataattattttttttaattgttgttattttattttcagttttagttaactataatacccctttctatatttacacatttataacttaaatttaagttttttaaatgatgcattttatttattttaacagataataataataataataaaaatgacagttatCACCATCATCTTCAGAATCAtgtgagaaaaataaacaaacagttaaataaatattgtgaccACTTAAAAATTGGTAGTTTGAGCACATCAGAGTTATGCATTCATTTCCTTTTTGTAACATTGGTAAttgcataaacatttatataaagaaGTGTTTATCAATTTCATACAACACGGGTACACTAGGTGTTATTGTAAACCATTTATTTCCATAAAATGTCATTATGTTTTTAAGACACAGAAAATGAACATAAAAGAAACTGAAATAACAGTTGGCGTGAATCATTTGAAAAAGAATGCATGCATTTCTAATATAAAATTGTGTATAAAATTAATGAAACCCTGTTAAACAACACCTTTTATGACAAACATATATTTAGATGACAATTAAATAAACAGACAAGGAAAAATATGACAACTAAGAAGCATGCACAAACTAATAGATCTGTTTTGACAGAAAGCTAGAGAGTTTCCAATAAATCCATTCTTTTCTAACCATAACACTTTCAGTAGGCCCTTCAAATACCtacaaaagtgtttatttaaaaagccACACTGactgaatataatttaatgtaaaaatatcaacaaacaaTATTGagttttacaatattttgattaTCAAGAACTGTTTGGCCCAGTGTTATAAGAGATGTAATTAGCAACAATAGCCAAACTGTCTTTGGTCTTTGGTATGCTGTAAACACTGACACAGCCACAAgcgaaatataaaatatttccacATGTTGGTCTTGGCATCATGATGAGTTCACGACGTCACTCCTCTCGGCCGCTCTGCACCATGGAATATTTCTTACAGGGGTTCTTCAGACAGGCAGGCGGCCATGTGATTGGCCAGCAGAAAGAACAGGGCACTTGGGTCTGAACGTTCCTCTCAAAGAAGTTAAAAACAACACTCCAAAATCTGTTCAAAACATAATCATA
Proteins encoded:
- the LOC109046447 gene encoding LOW QUALITY PROTEIN: cytochrome P450 2U1 (The sequence of the model RefSeq protein was modified relative to this genomic sequence to represent the inferred CDS: deleted 1 base in 1 codon) is translated as MSARVMDAYLSLLWQYVFSPANIVGLVAFVLLFYVLQQYEWHQRYGNIPPGPKPWPIVGNFGVFLVPSFILRRLAKNRKMISNPLSPQAGLMEMSKLYGNIFSIFVGPQLMVVLTGYETVRDAMLNHPEVFSDRPHIPLVTIITKRKGIVFAPYGPLWRTNRKFCHSTLRSFGFGKLSLEPCIYEGLTMIKTELQSLIEKAGPSGIDLTPLISNAVSNVISSMSLGQRFHHQDQEFRTMLDLMSHGLEISVSTSILLVNVFPWLYYLPCGVFKELRRAEIDITAFLKKIIMRHRATLDPENPRDFIDMYLVEMLAQQKGDNSEVSLFSEDDLFYIIGDLFIAGTDTTTNSVLWSILYMSLYPDVQGMCTSTVKCNLQMSEAIIMEVQRMTVVVPLSIPHMASETTEFRGYTIPKGTVIIPNLWSVHRDPTVWESPDDFNPDRFLDEQGKLLRKDCFIPFGIGRRVCMGEQLAKMELFLMFTSLMQAFTFRLPEGKSAPSMHGRFGLTLAPCPFTVCVKAR